GGGGTCACGTAGGTGATCCTGACGCCCAGGTCGGCGCCGTCGCGGAAGAAGTTCTTGATCACGCTGGGCTGGTGGTACAGGAGCATGACCAGGTCGGTGATGCCGTGCTTCTTGAGCAGTTCCACGATGTGCAGCATGATGGGACGGTTCATGAGCGGAACCATCGGCTTGGGGATGTTGCAGGTGAGCGGTTGCATGCGGGTACCAAAGCCACCCGCCATAATCACGGCCTTCATAGGTGCAGCCTCCGAGGATCAGATTGAGATCAAGATCAAGGTTGAGATAACGATTGAGACTAAGACAAGGGATTCAGGGGCTCCTGAGACCGGGACACGAAACGCGACCTCCAATCGTGGCTAGGCCAAATCTATATCTTAATCTTTGTCTGCGGTTCTAGACGTACGCCCCGCGCTGACGCTTGGCGAGGACCCGGGCGATCTCGTCCTTTAACTCCTGCAGGTCGCTCGACTTCACCACGTAGCCATCGGCGAGCCAGGCCGAGAAGTCGTCCTTGTAGCAGGAGAAGGCGGTGCACAGGATCACCGGGATAGTATGACGCTCCTTGACGATGCGCTGCAGCAGCTCGATGCCACTCTCGTTCTTCAGCTTTATGTCGATCACGGCCAGGTCGAAGCTCTCCGACTCCAGCTTCTCCACCGCTTCCAGAGCGCTCCCCGCCGTCACCACCTGGTACCCCTCGTCGCTCAGCTCCTGGGAGTACAGCAGCCTGATGTTCGCCTCGTCGTCT
This window of the Geomonas agri genome carries:
- a CDS encoding response regulator; amino-acid sequence: MAKLLVVDDEANIRLLYSQELSDEGYQVVTAGSALEAVEKLESESFDLAVIDIKLKNESGIELLQRIVKERHTIPVILCTAFSCYKDDFSAWLADGYVVKSSDLQELKDEIARVLAKRQRGAYV